The genomic stretch TGTATCAAGAAAATCTAAGTAAATTAGTCACTTTTGAGCAAGATGGCGATCAAGTTGATTTGCAAGTACCATTTAAGAAAGTAGAAGTTGGAGCGGATATCACTGTAAAATACATTGACACAGAAGGAAACGAATTAGCATCTGTAGAAACATTGAGTGGTGATGTGGATGATAACTATACTTCAGAAGCAAAAACAATTGATGGTTGGACTTTAAAGGAAACACCTAATAATGCAACAGGTGTGTTTAGTAAAGAGGCACAAACGGTTACGTATGTTTATGAAAAAAATGAGGATACAGATGTCACACCGGCTCCTGACAATTCAGCAGATACAAATGATGACAGTAACTCATCAGATAATACTGCGACAACAGATGATAATAGCAGCAGTACGGTGAAAGAAAAGGCGCAAACACAAGCAAGTAGTCCAAAGGAAGAAAAAGTAACCACACAAGAAAGTACTTCTAACAAAGTAACAACACAACCAAAAGAATCTCTTCCTAAAACGGGAGATAACGTGTTGGAAAGTAGCTTGTTAGTGGGCTTGGGTATGCTTTTGTTAGGGGGATTATTTGTATTCCTTCGTAAAACTAGAAAAGTAAAATAAAAAAACGCCCAGTATTTGAGCGATTTCAGACTGTAGACAAAGTGAGAAATCATTTTATCTACAGTCTGTTTTTTGAAGTTATTTATTAAACTTCATCATATGCTTCTAAGGCAACAGGTAGGGCGCTTATAACAGTATTTCCTACAGCCGGTAGACCAACGAGAACGGCGCTAATAATCTCATCACGCGTCGCACCGTTTGTCTTTGCCATTTTCACATGGAAAGGGAGCCCGCTTTCTAAGCGAGT from Listeria monocytogenes ATCC 19117 encodes the following:
- a CDS encoding carboxymuconolactone decarboxylase family protein, which translates into the protein MKVSKSFEAFAKEAPEVHSAWMETVHKLDAASKLDKKTEELAYIAVMAATRLESGLPFHVKMAKTNGATRDEIISAVLVGLPAVGNTVISALPVALEAYDEV